The Pithys albifrons albifrons isolate INPA30051 chromosome 1, PitAlb_v1, whole genome shotgun sequence genome contains the following window.
TCATACACATCTTTCAGAATGCCACTGAAATCATTACTCAGCCCAAGAAAAGAACAATTCAAGTTCCACCAGAGACATAGAGAACTGAGAGATCAGTGGTTTATGGTCCCAGTGGTCACCTCTTAAGAGAGGAAGTGAGTGAGGTGTTAAGTGGAGGCTTGCTTGGACTACAGCTGTGGGTATTATTCCTATTAACTCATTAATTGTTGCACCTGGgagattttgaaaaataaatattatttatttgcaaCAAGTCTTCTTCAGGCGGTtatttatgcatatatatatacatatgtatatacctatacctatacatatgcatataccTATACTTATACCTATACATACATTGTgaattttcagtgttgttttaatttcagcagGAGCCCAAGGACACAAAAGTCCCATTCCCTCACCTACTCTTCACACTGACTTACAATCTGTAGctcagatttttgttttctctatcTCACAAGTGCCTCACAAAGGAGGGTGGGCTGCCTATGTAAGTGTAGGCAACAGTAATGCACATATGAGCAACTCATCTTGAAGAATAGCTACAGGTAACCTTTCTTTCATCTTGGAGTGATCACCCTCTACTGCAAACAAAACCcatcacaaaatattttctaaaggaaatgGTCCCAATAGAACTAGTTCAAGCAAAACAAGAGAACCAACTGTCCCAAAGGTGGCATCATGTTAAGAGGCTTCAATGGTCAAGAAAATAGTGAAATGAATCCTGAGGATAGAAACTTGACCCCTTGGGTATATCAGCTGAAGTCACAGGCAGATGAGGGGTCTTAAATGTGGTCAATATAAAGAATTCAAGCATGATTTATGTTCAATATGCGAAAAATCAGTCCTGAAGTCTTATGGAAGAAGAAATTCCAAACAAATTAGTTTCTTGACTAAGAAGAAATTCAGGGAtccataaggaaaaaaaaaagacaattctGAAATCCTGAGGCTGCAACTTGTCTtaaacaaacacaacacaggAGCCAGAATAGTGGTCTGGCTCTCCATTTGTCAGTGACCAATGTGATAACTACCAAAAAGAGGACTAGGTCCAAGCTTTTCATCTGGTGGCTTCAAGGACATTGTTCATGGATCCAGAAAagataaagaaaggaaatatttcctgtcTCCAAGCAATAGTCATCTTTTAAGATGCAAAAGATGAGTCAgtgtcacagaaagaaagaaaaaaagaatgtttctaAGCAAATGCAAAACAGAATTCAAGAACAAGACATACTCACTATTAGAAAATGAACACAATTAATACATCAACTGAATAAAGTTCCTCTGCAGTCTTAGCCTATAAAACAAGAGGCACGAGAATGTGGGCATATTTTACATCTTCATAGTTACGTGCCTGGCACAAAGATGGGTAGGACTTACATTCATGTTGTATGAAAACTGCCATAGTACATCCATAGTGTCAATGAATATGTACCCATTATGTACACTCATAGTGTAAATGTATGTGTTCACAAACACTCAGAAGATGGAAAAACATCCCTGAGACATAAGGAAAAATCCTTCCCTCCTATGCAAATTTCCACCACTCTTATTTATGATTTTGTCATACCTGAGAATTTTAGACACTTTTAGATTTTGTAGGAATGCAGAAGTCAAAGTTGTTTACTTTGTTGGTAGCAACAGTTCCAAAGAAAAGTCATTGTCATGTGGCCAAATGCAATAtcatatttctctctttttggcTTTAAGTGGCCACAGCCTTGTGAGCAACCTACTGGAGGATTTGCTGATAGAAGCACACTCTTCAAATGCTGAACTGCTTAAGACAATGGGCAGAAGTAGGATCCTCCTTCACTATCCATTCTTATCCACTAATAGGAGCTCCAGTAGGAAATTTGTTGACAGTATTGGGAGGGTAGGCTGTGATAGGCCACTGGCTCTGTAATCAACAGCTGTACATGAGATGACTGGCAATTTGCAGATGAGCACAGACGTAGTTCATGCTGGCATGTAGCAGTGCAGATGTTTCCCTGTGAAGTATAGACCATAGCTCCAAGGCTATGAGTGACATCCTCATGCAGCTTCTCACTTgtccctctctttctttctttctttctttctttctttcctccaggGAACAACAGAGTATCAGTGACCATGGGTGACAACACAGTGCTTACCTGCCCTCTCAAACCAAATATAACTATGGTAATATGGAAAATAGACCCCAAGGTTGGAGGCCACTGTAGGTTGGGATACAGGACAGATAAGAACGAGACAAACACAACAAACTGCAGTGACAACATGAATTGGAACTCCAGACCAGATGTGAATACTTCCCTTGAGATACGGCACGTGGGAATAGCCCAGGAGGGAAATTACACCTGTGAAGTTGTATCAACAGAAGGGAATTTCCACAAGATGTATCACCTGTCTGTGCTGGGTAAGGGATTCATTCCTCATTTACAGTTCTCCAAAGGACTTTGCCTGATCCTGAACATACAAAGCTCCTTTCCCCATGCTCTAAGGGAAACGTGGTCTGAGTaacctggactagtggaagACAAATTGGAACTAGATTATCTTTGAGGTCCCTGACAACCCAAACCATTACAGGAATCTATGATTCCTGGTGGGATAAACTGTCATGCATTTAGTTGATAGTATCTCTGGGTCTCCCTTCTTATTTCTCCAAACTCTTCTCACTTCTGCTGTCCCCTTTTTCACTGTTTAGCTAGGAaaaaacagctgtgaagcaatttcccaaaaaccaaaagaagACATTGAGAGTGGCTGTGGTAAGGCTCACCTGAATGGGGGAGAGTTTTCTAAAAGCAAAAAGGAGACAGGATATTTGTCTCTTGTGTTTTGGGCCCACCTTATTGCCATGGGATGACACCTCCAATCTTATTCCCCTCCTTTTACTGCTTTCATTTTGGGTACAGAACAAGAACATCCTGTCTCAACTGTGGGAAACTTACTCCATGCTCTCCCCTTGCTGGTGCTTTGCAGTGCCCCCCAGGCCACGCCTGTACTGTGATGCCCAGGGGACCCCCGTGTGCGAGGCAGCAACAGGTCTGCCGGCTGCTCACATCTCCTGGGTCCTGGGAGACAACTCCCTCCCCGAGGAGGAAGGCTACGACAACGGGACAGTGACTGTTCTCAGCAGGTTCACAGCATGTAGCAC
Protein-coding sequences here:
- the LOC139680042 gene encoding cell surface glycoprotein CD200 receptor 1-A-like, whose translation is MKAGINMKIIAKTVCLFVLLTVTIVMRSAGNNRVSVTMGDNTVLTCPLKPNITMVIWKIDPKVGGHCRLGYRTDKNETNTTNCSDNMNWNSRPDVNTSLEIRHVGIAQEGNYTCEVVSTEGNFHKMYHLSVLVPPRPRLYCDAQGTPVCEAATGLPAAHISWVLGDNSLPEEEGYDNGTVTVLSRFTACSTNMTATTCMVFHPTGKWSESIACCPSKEVSFKLYVYIIPFLLSIMIFMAFIYYFKFHSNRLCHKTKPPETDPIQNDTMEVEPYTTYVQKENVIYNSVSDLTVGQNLPQELWPET